Proteins from a single region of bacterium:
- the cofE gene encoding coenzyme F420-0:L-glutamate ligase: MHAGPNTLSISGITGVGEVRPGDDLGALISGAADLQERDIVVVTQKVVSKAEGRLVEVDHGDTGARRRVVEREAVRVLRRRGELIIAETPHGFVCANAGVDFSNVPEGQAALLPRDPDRSAQRIRDGIAAAGGPPVGVVVSDTFGRPWRRGLTDVAIGCAGVLAVLDLRGTADAGGRRLQVTEVAIADELAAAAELVMGKDRGIPAAVVRGAPRAWFGDGRALRDLPRAAGEDLFR; the protein is encoded by the coding sequence GTGCACGCCGGCCCGAACACGCTGTCGATCTCGGGGATCACCGGCGTCGGGGAGGTTCGGCCCGGCGACGACTTGGGCGCCCTGATCTCCGGCGCCGCCGACCTGCAGGAGCGCGACATCGTGGTGGTGACCCAGAAGGTCGTCTCCAAGGCCGAAGGGCGCCTGGTGGAGGTGGACCACGGCGACACCGGTGCCCGCCGGCGCGTGGTCGAGCGCGAGGCGGTCCGCGTGCTGCGCCGCCGGGGGGAGCTCATCATCGCCGAGACCCCGCACGGGTTCGTGTGCGCCAACGCCGGCGTGGACTTCTCCAACGTGCCCGAGGGGCAGGCGGCGCTGCTGCCCCGTGACCCCGACCGGTCGGCGCAGCGGATCCGCGACGGCATCGCCGCCGCCGGTGGGCCGCCGGTGGGCGTTGTCGTGTCGGACACCTTCGGACGCCCCTGGCGACGCGGTCTGACCGACGTCGCCATCGGCTGTGCCGGGGTCCTGGCGGTGCTGGACCTGCGCGGCACCGCCGATGCCGGCGGCCGCCGGCTCCAGGTCACCGAGGTGGCCATCGCCGATGAACTCGCCGCCGCCGCCGAACTGGTGATGGGCAAGGACCGCGGCATCCCCGCCGCAGTCGTCCGCGGCGCCCCGCGCGCCTGGTTCGGGGACGGCCGGGCGCTGCGGGACCTGCCGCGTGCGGCCGGCGAGGACCTGTTCCGCTGA
- a CDS encoding NDP-sugar synthase, with product MSPRSAIVLAGGLGTRLRPLTEMRPKQMLPIVDRPMIEHVVAKLAAEGTDDVVLSLGYRPDAFGVAYPSGRCGGAGLRYATEPEPLGTAGALLFAARRTAADNGMAVDGDPFCETFWALNGDVLTDAPLSELLALHRARGAEATILTIPMADASRYGLVESDDSGRVSRFVEKPATGGAASGWINAGVYVLEPSVLARIPPGRPVSMERETFAAVAADGALYTLRSDAYWIDAGTPASYLQANIDLVSGCREVTLDAVSSEAVVSPGADVAGSVVMERAVVEAGACLRGSVVLPGGRIGAGAVVADSVVGHDAVVGPGARLAGFTLLGDGETVAAGESLLGGRR from the coding sequence ATGAGCCCCCGCTCCGCCATCGTGCTCGCCGGCGGCTTGGGGACTCGGCTGCGGCCGCTGACCGAGATGCGCCCCAAGCAGATGCTGCCGATCGTGGATCGTCCGATGATCGAGCACGTGGTGGCCAAGTTGGCCGCCGAGGGCACCGACGACGTGGTGTTGTCGCTCGGCTACCGACCGGATGCCTTCGGCGTGGCCTACCCGTCGGGGCGCTGCGGGGGCGCCGGGCTCCGCTACGCCACCGAACCCGAGCCGCTCGGGACCGCCGGCGCGTTGTTGTTCGCGGCCCGCCGGACGGCTGCGGACAACGGCATGGCCGTCGACGGCGATCCGTTCTGCGAGACGTTCTGGGCGCTCAACGGCGACGTGCTGACCGATGCGCCGCTCAGCGAGTTGCTGGCGCTGCACCGGGCGCGGGGCGCCGAAGCCACCATCCTGACGATCCCGATGGCCGACGCCTCGCGCTACGGGCTGGTCGAATCGGACGACTCGGGTCGTGTCTCACGATTCGTCGAGAAACCGGCGACCGGCGGGGCGGCGAGCGGCTGGATCAACGCCGGCGTCTACGTTCTCGAGCCGTCCGTGCTGGCGAGGATCCCTCCCGGCCGCCCGGTCTCCATGGAGCGCGAGACGTTCGCGGCCGTGGCCGCCGACGGCGCGTTGTACACGCTGCGCTCCGACGCCTACTGGATCGACGCGGGCACACCCGCTTCGTACCTGCAGGCCAACATCGATCTCGTCTCGGGATGCCGGGAGGTCACCCTCGACGCGGTGAGCTCCGAAGCAGTGGTCTCACCCGGCGCCGACGTCGCCGGCAGCGTCGTCATGGAGCGGGCCGTCGTCGAGGCCGGCGCGTGCCTGCGGGGCTCGGTCGTGCTGCCCGGGGGGAGGATCGGCGCCGGCGCCGTCGTTGCCGACTCCGTGGTCGGCCACGACGCAGTGGTGGGTCCGGGGGCGCGCCTGGCCGGCTTCACGCTGCTGGGCGACGGTGAGACCGTGGCGGCCGGGGAGTCTCTGCTCGGCGGTCGCCGCTAG